One region of Halomicrobium sp. LC1Hm genomic DNA includes:
- a CDS encoding 50S ribosomal protein L18, which yields MATGPRYKVPMRRRREARTDYHQRLRLLKSGKPRLVARKSNKHVRAQLVTLGPDGDETLAAAQSQDLQEFGWEAPTGNLPAAYLTGLLAGLRAIENGVEEAVLDIGLNSPTPGSKVFAVQEGAIDAGLEIPHNDSVLADWQRTRGSHIAEYAESLDEDLYGRDFDATELPEHFDELRETLLEADEL from the coding sequence ATGGCAACAGGACCACGATACAAGGTGCCGATGCGGCGCCGCCGTGAGGCACGAACGGACTACCATCAGCGGTTGCGCCTGTTGAAATCTGGCAAGCCCCGTCTCGTTGCTCGAAAGAGCAACAAGCACGTCAGGGCGCAGCTGGTGACGCTCGGCCCCGACGGAGACGAGACCCTCGCTGCAGCACAGTCACAGGACCTCCAGGAGTTCGGCTGGGAGGCACCGACGGGCAACCTGCCCGCCGCGTACCTCACCGGTCTGCTCGCGGGTCTGCGAGCGATCGAGAACGGCGTCGAGGAGGCGGTCCTCGACATCGGGCTCAACAGCCCGACGCCGGGCAGCAAGGTCTTTGCGGTACAGGAAGGTGCAATCGACGCTGGGCTCGAAATCCCCCACAACGACAGTGTGCTCGCCGACTGGCAGCGAACCCGCGGCTCTCACATCGCGGAGTACGCCGAGTCGCTCGACGAGGACCTCTACGGTCGGGACTTCGACGCCACCGAGCTGCCGGAGCACTTCGACGAGCTCCGGGAGACACTGCTGGAGGCAGATGAACTATGA
- the rpmD gene encoding 50S ribosomal protein L30 — protein MKALVQLRGEVDMSEEVSDTLEMLNIHGVNHCVLVPETDTYRGMVTKVNDFVAHGRPSVDVVETLLAKRAEPLEGSADVDDEWIAEHTDYDDLGALAQALVDEETTLRDEGLSPTLRLHPPRGGHDGLKHAATESGQLGKHDSEQIDQLLEAMR, from the coding sequence ATGAAGGCACTCGTTCAGCTCCGCGGTGAGGTCGACATGAGCGAGGAGGTATCGGACACGCTGGAGATGCTCAACATCCACGGCGTGAACCACTGCGTGCTGGTCCCCGAGACGGACACCTACCGTGGCATGGTGACGAAGGTCAACGACTTCGTCGCCCACGGTCGGCCGAGCGTCGACGTCGTCGAGACGCTGCTCGCAAAGCGAGCCGAGCCTCTCGAAGGGTCGGCCGACGTCGACGACGAGTGGATCGCCGAGCACACCGACTACGACGACCTCGGTGCGCTCGCGCAGGCCCTCGTCGACGAGGAGACGACGCTACGCGACGAGGGACTCTCCCCGACGCTCCGTCTGCACCCGCCCCGTGGCGGCCACGACGGGCTCAAACACGCCGCCACCGAGAGCGGCCAGCTCGGGAAGCACGACTCCGAGCAGATCGATCAGCTACTGGAGGCGATGCGATAA
- a CDS encoding uL15m family ribosomal protein: MTSKKRRQRGSRTHGGGSHKNRRGAGHRGGRGRAGRDKHEFHNYEPIGKSGFKRPQKVKEEIAEVEVRELDEDAALLAAEGVAEETDGGYRIDAREVVDEDADAVKVLGAGQVRNELELVADAFSDGAREKIEAAGGSVELTELGEERAEAKAEDDEDEATDEE; this comes from the coding sequence ATGACGAGTAAGAAACGACGACAACGAGGTTCGCGCACCCACGGCGGCGGCTCTCACAAGAACCGCCGCGGTGCCGGTCACCGCGGTGGCCGCGGTCGCGCCGGTCGCGACAAACACGAGTTCCACAACTACGAACCGATCGGCAAGAGCGGCTTCAAACGACCCCAGAAGGTCAAAGAGGAGATCGCCGAGGTCGAGGTCCGCGAGCTCGACGAGGACGCTGCACTGCTGGCAGCCGAGGGCGTCGCGGAAGAGACCGACGGCGGCTACCGCATCGACGCCCGCGAGGTCGTCGACGAGGACGCCGACGCGGTGAAGGTCCTCGGTGCCGGCCAGGTCCGCAACGAACTCGAACTGGTCGCCGACGCCTTCTCCGACGGCGCTCGCGAGAAGATCGAGGCCGCCGGTGGGAGCGTCGAGCTGACCGAGCTCGGCGAGGAACGCGCAGAAGCCAAGGCTGAAGACGACGAAGACGAAGCAACCGACGAGGAGTAA
- a CDS encoding 30S ribosomal protein S5, with amino-acid sequence MSNGWNPRTRLGKQVANGEIDSMQEALNSGLPLKEPEIVDQLVPDLEDEVLDINMVQRMTDSGRRVKFRCVVVVGNRDGLVGYAEGRDDQVGGAIQKAIEVGKLNLIDISRGCGSWECGCGRPHTVALRTTGKAGSVEVELQPAPRGLGLAGGETVRKVLELAGIEDIWTRSSGNTRTTVNFAKATFNALQNTAEARVPERTFEKREVIE; translated from the coding sequence ATGAGTAACGGATGGAACCCACGAACGCGGCTGGGCAAACAGGTCGCCAACGGCGAGATCGACTCGATGCAGGAGGCGCTGAACTCCGGCCTGCCGCTCAAGGAACCGGAGATCGTCGACCAGCTCGTCCCCGATCTGGAGGACGAGGTCCTGGACATCAACATGGTCCAGCGGATGACCGATTCCGGACGCCGGGTCAAGTTCCGCTGTGTCGTCGTCGTGGGCAACCGCGACGGGCTCGTCGGCTACGCCGAGGGGCGCGACGACCAGGTCGGCGGTGCGATCCAGAAGGCAATCGAGGTCGGCAAGCTCAACCTCATCGACATCTCCCGTGGCTGCGGTTCCTGGGAGTGTGGCTGTGGCCGTCCCCACACGGTCGCGCTGCGCACGACCGGCAAGGCCGGGAGCGTCGAGGTCGAGCTCCAGCCCGCACCGCGCGGGCTGGGCCTGGCGGGCGGAGAGACCGTCCGCAAGGTGCTCGAACTCGCCGGTATCGAAGACATCTGGACCCGCTCGTCGGGCAACACGCGCACGACCGTGAACTTCGCGAAGGCGACCTTCAACGCCCTGCAGAACACGGCCGAGGCTCGCGTGCCCGAACGCACCTTCGAGAAGCGTGAGGTGATCGAATGA
- a CDS encoding PAS domain-containing protein, translating into MNPILSPPKAVLVVGAPTSRRERLETVLADVADSVYVAESTDRATAVLSEHDDVGCVVLAADCDGVVGFRRTVTDHDEYLPVVLLFDGSVTDVSGVTSAGETTLLPTSASDEELCDIVTDHFETYRDRLVTAEESDMLQSFLSSIEIPMFVKDEQGRHLRKTEAWGGIDPEVVVGKTDRELYAYDPESAEQFYDHDMRVIENGERIVDREEAPGPPGNRYWARTTKVPWHDDDGSVKGLLGLSYEITDLKQQERRLELLEDRFDQFATFLSEEVLDTLQSANGQLGIARETGDDDAFRAIESAHDRMEQRLRDLSTLAGKSPNVGATNSVNLAYVINEVWSFIATGDAQLALHVPDETLIHASMGGIRPIVENLLRHAADSGEDVTVSVGALQAGFYVAHDAPTSSADCGRATESGFVTPNDGRGSGLAFVSEIVERNNWSLTVTDRDESGTRIEIRGPLVVTGTETDCVPGADHSLTESDPVGEGDVTGSVEVESVSNWWTLAGTTGTQRQQRDYYFAHAAVEGDARIEARLVDIEHVNDYGSGGLMVRDGLGPEDPYGFLGWTVGRGTEILWRTDPGGETSRHLLDDDAGPQWLRIDRIGDTVTYLVSLDGSNWRRLDQRPVALSDPIHVGLAVSGAIPTDECEATFADVTVCELDCE; encoded by the coding sequence ATGAACCCGATACTCTCCCCACCGAAGGCAGTCCTCGTCGTCGGGGCCCCGACCTCGCGACGTGAGCGGCTCGAAACGGTCCTCGCCGACGTGGCCGACAGCGTGTACGTCGCCGAATCGACAGACCGGGCCACGGCCGTCCTCTCGGAGCACGACGACGTTGGCTGTGTCGTACTCGCGGCCGACTGCGACGGCGTCGTCGGGTTCCGGCGGACCGTCACAGACCACGACGAGTATCTGCCGGTCGTGCTCCTGTTCGACGGCTCGGTGACCGACGTGAGCGGCGTGACCAGTGCCGGAGAGACGACGCTCCTGCCGACTTCGGCGTCGGACGAGGAGCTGTGCGATATCGTCACGGACCACTTCGAAACGTACCGTGATCGGCTGGTAACCGCAGAGGAGAGCGACATGCTCCAGTCGTTCCTGTCCTCGATCGAGATCCCCATGTTCGTGAAAGACGAGCAGGGTCGGCACCTCCGGAAGACGGAGGCGTGGGGCGGTATCGACCCGGAGGTCGTCGTCGGGAAGACCGACCGGGAGCTGTACGCGTACGATCCCGAGTCGGCCGAGCAGTTCTACGACCACGACATGCGGGTCATCGAGAACGGCGAGCGCATCGTCGACCGCGAGGAGGCTCCCGGACCGCCGGGCAACCGGTACTGGGCACGGACGACCAAGGTCCCGTGGCACGACGACGACGGCAGCGTGAAGGGACTGCTGGGACTGTCCTACGAGATCACGGACCTCAAGCAGCAGGAGCGGCGACTGGAACTGCTGGAAGATCGCTTCGACCAGTTCGCGACGTTCCTCTCCGAGGAGGTCCTCGACACGCTCCAGTCGGCGAACGGACAGCTCGGCATCGCTCGCGAGACGGGCGACGACGACGCGTTTCGGGCCATCGAGAGCGCCCACGACCGCATGGAACAGCGACTTCGCGACCTCAGCACGCTCGCGGGCAAGTCCCCGAACGTCGGTGCCACGAACAGCGTCAATCTGGCCTACGTCATCAACGAGGTCTGGTCGTTCATCGCGACCGGCGACGCACAGCTGGCGTTGCACGTGCCCGACGAGACCCTCATCCACGCGTCGATGGGTGGCATCCGTCCGATCGTCGAGAACCTCCTCCGACACGCGGCCGACAGCGGCGAGGACGTGACGGTGTCCGTCGGCGCACTCCAGGCGGGCTTTTACGTCGCCCACGACGCGCCCACGTCGTCGGCCGACTGTGGGCGAGCGACCGAGAGTGGATTCGTGACGCCGAACGACGGACGGGGGTCCGGGCTCGCGTTCGTCTCCGAGATCGTCGAGCGCAACAACTGGTCGCTCACGGTCACCGACCGCGACGAGTCGGGGACGCGTATCGAGATCCGCGGCCCGCTGGTCGTCACCGGCACGGAGACGGACTGTGTTCCGGGGGCCGACCACTCGCTCACCGAGAGCGATCCGGTCGGCGAGGGTGACGTGACCGGCAGCGTCGAGGTCGAGTCCGTGAGCAACTGGTGGACGCTGGCCGGAACGACGGGGACACAGCGACAGCAGCGAGACTACTACTTCGCACACGCCGCCGTCGAGGGCGACGCTCGTATCGAGGCGCGACTCGTCGACATCGAACACGTCAACGACTACGGCTCTGGCGGGCTCATGGTCCGGGACGGGCTCGGACCGGAGGACCCGTACGGCTTCCTCGGCTGGACGGTCGGGCGCGGGACGGAGATTCTCTGGCGGACCGACCCCGGCGGCGAGACGAGTCGGCACCTCCTCGACGACGACGCGGGGCCGCAGTGGCTCCGGATCGACCGGATCGGCGACACGGTGACCTACCTCGTCTCGCTCGACGGATCGAACTGGCGTCGCCTGGACCAGCGTCCGGTCGCCCTGTCGGACCCGATCCACGTCGGACTCGCCGTCTCGGGTGCGATTCCGACCGACGAGTGCGAGGCGACGTTCGCGGACGTGACGGTCTGTGAACTCGACTGTGAGTGA
- a CDS encoding M81 family metallopeptidase, with protein sequence MRVAVATISHETNTFTDRPTTLADFETATGEALLDSFAAKRSLDGIVDRLREADVEVVPTVGAANIPSGTVTADAFEWMRSELADRLDADLDGVCLDLHGSMYVDGEPDPEGAILETVREAVGDDVPVTAALDMHATITEELVERVDGVAGYRTAPHTDVVETGERAADLLVADLRGELDLALAWESMPMILAGERSETEAEPMRTLIERLREADERPGVADANYFLGFPWADSPHAGCHALVTGDASARETVTETAADLATSFWERRREFDFTTEAHSPTEALTVAAGEDARPVAVAETGDIPGAGGSQDAVDFLERLLDRDDLDRPIAAIYADPDSYDTCVAAGAGATVELELGQFVDREGGLELRGTVERVESYERAAVAHLATDSADVFVADCKTNLHRDPDFFADFGLDLAERGTVVLKSGYLSPAWKEVAARRLFALTAGDTNQRVEETPYEHVPRPIYPADPAATFESNARWSA encoded by the coding sequence ATGCGTGTCGCAGTCGCGACGATCAGTCACGAGACGAATACGTTCACAGATCGACCGACGACGTTGGCCGACTTCGAGACCGCGACCGGCGAAGCGCTGCTCGACTCCTTCGCCGCCAAGCGGTCGCTGGACGGCATCGTCGACCGGCTCCGCGAGGCCGACGTGGAAGTTGTCCCGACGGTCGGGGCCGCGAACATCCCCTCTGGTACGGTGACGGCCGACGCCTTCGAGTGGATGCGGTCGGAACTCGCCGACCGGCTCGACGCCGACCTCGACGGCGTCTGTCTCGACCTCCACGGATCGATGTACGTCGACGGCGAGCCCGACCCCGAAGGGGCGATCCTCGAAACCGTTCGCGAGGCCGTCGGCGACGACGTGCCGGTCACCGCCGCGCTGGACATGCACGCGACCATCACCGAGGAGCTGGTCGAGCGAGTCGACGGCGTCGCGGGGTACCGGACCGCGCCACACACCGACGTGGTCGAGACGGGCGAGCGCGCGGCCGACCTGCTGGTCGCAGACCTCCGGGGGGAACTCGACCTGGCGCTGGCCTGGGAGTCCATGCCGATGATACTGGCCGGCGAGCGATCGGAGACGGAAGCCGAGCCCATGCGGACGCTGATCGAACGTCTCCGGGAAGCCGACGAGCGACCGGGCGTCGCCGACGCCAACTACTTCCTGGGCTTTCCCTGGGCCGACTCCCCCCACGCGGGGTGTCACGCGCTCGTGACCGGCGACGCGAGCGCCCGCGAGACGGTCACGGAGACGGCGGCCGACCTCGCGACCTCGTTCTGGGAACGTCGCCGGGAGTTCGACTTCACCACCGAAGCACACTCGCCGACGGAGGCGCTGACGGTCGCGGCCGGCGAAGACGCGCGGCCGGTCGCCGTCGCCGAGACGGGCGACATCCCCGGTGCCGGCGGCAGTCAGGACGCCGTCGACTTCCTCGAACGACTGCTGGATCGCGACGACCTCGACCGGCCCATCGCCGCGATCTACGCGGACCCGGACAGCTACGACACCTGTGTGGCTGCCGGCGCGGGCGCGACGGTCGAGCTCGAACTGGGTCAGTTCGTCGATCGAGAGGGCGGCCTCGAACTCAGGGGGACGGTCGAGCGGGTCGAAAGCTACGAGCGGGCCGCCGTCGCCCACCTCGCGACCGACAGCGCCGACGTGTTCGTCGCAGACTGCAAGACGAACTTGCACCGAGACCCCGACTTCTTCGCGGACTTCGGTCTCGACCTCGCCGAGCGCGGCACCGTCGTCCTCAAGAGCGGCTACCTCAGTCCGGCCTGGAAGGAGGTCGCCGCCAGACGGCTGTTCGCTCTCACTGCCGGCGATACGAACCAGCGCGTCGAGGAGACACCGTACGAGCACGTCCCGCGGCCGATCTATCCGGCCGATCCAGCGGCGACCTTCGAGAGTAACGCGAGGTGGTCGGCGTGA
- a CDS encoding 50S ribosomal protein L32e: MVDDEDATEQGDDELTELTDISGVGDSKAEALREAGFETVDDVRGADQSQLADVSGVGNALAARIKADVGSLEVADDTEAEVEEEETDESDEDVETELRPRGLVDKTPTLDDEEERLLTQRDRENTPQFNAQDHHKKKRIPTSWRAPRGKLSKQRRGIKGKGDTVEAGFRSPKAVRGKHPSGFEEVRVHNVDDLDGVDGDREAVRIASKVGARKRERIEEVAEDEGIRVLNPTYEEVQVE; this comes from the coding sequence ATGGTCGACGACGAAGACGCAACCGAGCAGGGCGACGACGAACTCACCGAACTGACCGACATCAGCGGCGTCGGCGACTCGAAAGCGGAGGCCCTCCGCGAGGCCGGCTTCGAGACCGTCGACGACGTTCGCGGTGCCGACCAGTCCCAGCTCGCAGACGTCTCGGGCGTCGGCAACGCGCTCGCCGCTCGGATCAAGGCCGACGTCGGCAGCCTCGAAGTCGCCGACGACACCGAGGCCGAGGTCGAGGAAGAGGAGACCGACGAGTCCGACGAGGACGTCGAGACGGAACTCCGTCCTCGCGGCCTGGTCGACAAGACTCCGACCCTCGACGACGAGGAAGAACGGCTGCTCACCCAGCGCGATCGGGAGAACACGCCCCAGTTCAACGCACAGGATCACCACAAGAAAAAGCGGATCCCGACCTCTTGGCGCGCGCCGCGTGGCAAGCTCTCGAAGCAGCGCCGCGGCATCAAGGGCAAGGGCGATACGGTCGAAGCCGGCTTCCGCTCGCCCAAGGCGGTGCGAGGCAAGCACCCGTCGGGCTTCGAGGAGGTCCGCGTCCACAACGTGGACGACCTCGACGGCGTCGACGGTGACCGCGAAGCCGTCCGAATCGCCTCCAAGGTCGGCGCTCGCAAGCGCGAGCGCATCGAAGAGGTCGCCGAGGACGAGGGAATCCGCGTACTCAACCCCACCTACGAGGAGGTACAAGTCGAATGA
- a CDS encoding alpha-L-fucosidase has product MGEQYDPTWESIDEHPVPDWFEDAKLGIFVHWGPYSVPGWAPVGSYAEWYPFGMYREDSEIREYHEDEWGEDVEYLDFAEMWEAEHWDPEEWASFFADVGARYVVMTGEHHDGFPLWDSHYMQYNAAQMGPERDLVGELCEAVRTEGLRFAPSYHANQNYYQPGFDGLFGHPDYDATTIEDAVPGPEYVDFMNAKHRELIRKYEPDLLWFDTPRIDGDRLDAQELVVDFYERAAEEWDKEVAVNDRAAQESWGHHGDFVTPEYDHLDDIHGGKWEMCRGVGYSFGYNRAEDEDDHLDGDELVAMFVDVVSKNGNLLINVGPRADGTIPELQRRPIETLGEWLDDNGAAIYGTTYWATWGRDPVAEAEPEETQSAEGLPDDPENHGVRYTWKDRTLYVHFLDEPDETEPLALGEHADLSGLSTAEVVATGDEVPLTVEDGVVTLEIPDAAVDERATTVALSDVPNPREDVGSGQ; this is encoded by the coding sequence ATGGGCGAGCAGTACGATCCGACCTGGGAGTCGATAGACGAGCATCCAGTTCCAGACTGGTTCGAGGACGCGAAGCTCGGGATCTTCGTTCACTGGGGCCCGTACTCGGTGCCCGGGTGGGCACCGGTCGGGAGCTACGCCGAGTGGTACCCCTTCGGGATGTACCGCGAAGACAGCGAGATCCGTGAGTACCACGAGGACGAGTGGGGCGAGGACGTGGAGTACCTCGACTTCGCCGAGATGTGGGAGGCCGAGCACTGGGACCCCGAGGAGTGGGCGTCCTTCTTCGCGGATGTCGGTGCGAGATACGTCGTCATGACCGGCGAACACCACGACGGCTTCCCGCTGTGGGACAGCCACTACATGCAGTACAACGCCGCCCAGATGGGGCCAGAACGGGACCTGGTCGGCGAACTCTGTGAGGCGGTCCGGACGGAGGGGCTTCGCTTTGCGCCGTCGTATCACGCCAATCAGAACTACTACCAGCCCGGGTTCGACGGGCTGTTCGGCCACCCCGACTACGACGCGACCACCATCGAGGACGCCGTTCCCGGCCCGGAGTACGTCGATTTCATGAACGCGAAACACCGCGAACTCATCCGCAAGTACGAGCCCGACCTGCTCTGGTTCGACACGCCCCGGATCGACGGTGATCGCCTCGACGCCCAGGAACTCGTCGTCGACTTCTACGAGCGTGCGGCCGAGGAGTGGGACAAGGAAGTCGCCGTCAACGACCGCGCCGCCCAGGAGTCGTGGGGCCACCACGGCGACTTCGTTACCCCCGAGTACGACCACCTCGACGACATCCACGGGGGCAAGTGGGAGATGTGTCGGGGCGTTGGCTACTCCTTTGGCTACAACCGGGCCGAAGACGAGGACGACCACCTCGACGGCGACGAACTCGTCGCGATGTTCGTCGACGTCGTCAGCAAGAACGGGAACCTCCTCATCAACGTCGGCCCCAGAGCCGACGGGACCATCCCGGAACTCCAGCGTCGCCCCATCGAGACGCTGGGCGAGTGGCTCGACGACAACGGAGCGGCCATCTACGGGACGACCTACTGGGCGACCTGGGGACGCGATCCCGTCGCCGAGGCCGAGCCAGAGGAGACACAGTCCGCGGAGGGACTCCCCGACGACCCGGAGAACCACGGCGTCCGGTACACGTGGAAGGACCGCACGCTCTACGTCCACTTCCTCGACGAGCCCGACGAGACAGAGCCCCTCGCGCTCGGGGAACACGCCGATCTGTCCGGTCTGTCGACAGCCGAAGTCGTGGCCACCGGCGACGAGGTTCCCCTGACCGTCGAGGACGGTGTCGTCACCCTGGAGATTCCGGACGCGGCCGTCGACGAACGCGCCACGACGGTCGCGCTCTCGGACGTGCCCAACCCGCGGGAAGACGTGGGCTCGGGACAGTAG
- the secY gene encoding preprotein translocase subunit SecY, protein MSWKDTAEPVLVRMPAVRRPEGHVPFKRKLAWTAGVLVLYFFLTNVMLFGLDITSDSAPLGRFSSILASGQGSIMQLGIGPIVTASIVLQLLGGADLLGLDTQNNPRDQILYQGLQKLLVLVMIFLTGLPMVFAGGFLPPTSVNLFGLNLSAGATSWLIFAQIAVGGILILYMDEIISKWGVGSGIGLFIIAGVSQQLIGGLFAHPIFGSPQGELGFFPTWFQIITGNIPIGPVLQTDGLQELLIGEGQIIALLTTLLIFVVVVYAESVRVEIPLSNARVKGARGRFPVKLIYASVLPMILVRALQANIQFLGRILVSQTGQNGVISLFGMELPWLGVYSISQGSPASPTGGLFYYLSPIYAPQDWMWWAYSTQDALNVLLRVGVDLTFMIVGGAIFAIFWVETTDMGPEATAKQIHNSGMQIPGFRQNVGVVEKVLERYIPQVTVIGGALVGLLAVMANMLGTVGGVSGTGLLLTVSITYKLYEEIAEEQLMEMHPMMRQMFG, encoded by the coding sequence ATGAGCTGGAAGGACACCGCCGAACCGGTCCTCGTTCGCATGCCCGCCGTCCGCCGGCCGGAGGGGCACGTCCCCTTCAAGCGGAAGCTGGCCTGGACAGCCGGGGTGCTCGTGCTGTATTTCTTCCTGACCAACGTGATGCTGTTCGGACTCGACATCACTTCGGACTCGGCACCACTGGGTCGATTCTCGTCGATCCTGGCGTCCGGTCAGGGGTCGATCATGCAGCTCGGTATCGGGCCGATCGTCACGGCCAGCATCGTGTTGCAGCTGCTCGGCGGTGCCGACCTGCTCGGACTCGACACGCAGAACAACCCCCGTGACCAGATCCTCTACCAGGGGCTCCAGAAGCTGCTGGTGCTCGTGATGATCTTCCTCACGGGGCTGCCGATGGTCTTTGCCGGTGGCTTCCTGCCACCCACGTCGGTGAACCTGTTCGGGCTGAATCTGAGCGCCGGGGCCACTTCGTGGCTCATCTTCGCCCAGATCGCCGTCGGTGGCATCCTGATCCTCTACATGGACGAGATCATCTCCAAGTGGGGGGTCGGGAGCGGGATCGGCCTGTTCATCATCGCCGGCGTCAGCCAGCAGCTGATCGGCGGTCTGTTCGCGCACCCGATCTTCGGGAGCCCTCAGGGCGAACTCGGTTTCTTCCCGACCTGGTTCCAGATCATCACCGGCAACATCCCGATCGGTCCCGTCCTGCAGACCGACGGACTCCAGGAACTGCTGATCGGTGAGGGCCAGATCATCGCGCTCCTGACGACGCTCCTTATCTTCGTGGTCGTCGTCTACGCCGAGTCGGTCCGCGTCGAGATCCCGCTGTCGAACGCGCGGGTCAAGGGCGCGCGTGGTCGCTTCCCCGTGAAGCTCATCTACGCCAGCGTCCTGCCGATGATCCTCGTCCGCGCGCTGCAGGCCAACATCCAGTTCCTCGGTCGGATCCTGGTGTCCCAGACCGGCCAGAACGGCGTCATCTCGCTGTTCGGAATGGAACTGCCGTGGCTCGGCGTCTACTCGATCTCACAGGGGAGTCCCGCCAGCCCGACGGGGGGACTGTTCTACTACCTGTCGCCGATCTACGCGCCACAGGACTGGATGTGGTGGGCCTACTCGACACAGGACGCGCTCAACGTGCTCCTGCGAGTCGGCGTCGACCTGACGTTCATGATCGTCGGCGGTGCGATCTTCGCCATCTTCTGGGTGGAGACCACCGATATGGGGCCGGAAGCGACGGCCAAGCAGATCCACAACTCCGGGATGCAGATTCCCGGCTTCCGACAGAACGTCGGCGTCGTCGAGAAAGTGCTCGAACGCTACATCCCGCAGGTCACCGTCATCGGCGGTGCCCTCGTGGGCCTGCTCGCCGTGATGGCGAACATGCTGGGTACCGTCGGGGGCGTCTCCGGTACCGGGCTGCTGCTGACGGTCTCGATCACGTACAAGCTGTACGAGGAGATCGCAGAGGAGCAGCTCATGGAGATGCACCCGATGATGCGCCAGATGTTCGGGTAA
- a CDS encoding 50S ribosomal protein L6 codes for MPEVTLAIPDEASAEQDHLDLTVEGPNGSVTRRLWYPDIDVSVQDGSVVIASEESDAKTRSTIGTFESHVENMFHGVTEGWEYEMEVFYSHFPMQVEVEDGDVVIENFLGERAPRRAPIHGDTDVSVDGEELTLSGPDIEAVGQTAADIEQLTRVNDKDVRVFQDGVYITNKPNRGDA; via the coding sequence ATGCCAGAAGTAACACTCGCAATTCCAGACGAGGCAAGCGCGGAGCAGGACCACCTCGACCTCACGGTCGAGGGGCCCAACGGCTCCGTCACACGGCGACTCTGGTATCCGGACATCGACGTCTCCGTGCAGGACGGTAGCGTCGTCATCGCCTCCGAGGAGTCGGACGCGAAGACGCGCTCGACGATCGGGACGTTCGAGAGCCACGTCGAGAACATGTTCCACGGCGTCACTGAGGGCTGGGAGTACGAGATGGAAGTCTTCTACTCTCACTTCCCGATGCAGGTCGAAGTCGAAGACGGTGACGTCGTCATCGAGAACTTCCTCGGCGAGCGAGCGCCCCGACGCGCTCCCATCCACGGCGACACCGACGTGTCCGTCGACGGAGAGGAACTCACCCTCTCCGGCCCGGACATCGAGGCCGTGGGCCAGACAGCCGCAGACATCGAACAGCTCACACGCGTCAACGACAAGGACGTCCGCGTGTTCCAGGACGGCGTGTACATCACGAACAAGCCGAACCGAGGTGACGCCTGA
- a CDS encoding 30S ribosomal protein S8 codes for MTGNDPLANALSALDNAESVGHLEQTVQPASNEIGSVLEVFYDRGYIDGFQFVDDGKAGSFEIELKGAINECGPVKPRYTAGADEFEKWEKRFLPARDYGTLVVTTSHGIMSHYEAREEGIGGQVIAYVY; via the coding sequence ACAGGAAACGACCCACTCGCCAACGCGCTGTCGGCGCTCGACAACGCCGAGAGCGTCGGCCACCTCGAACAGACAGTACAGCCCGCTTCGAACGAGATCGGCAGCGTACTCGAGGTCTTCTACGACCGCGGGTACATCGACGGCTTCCAGTTCGTCGACGACGGTAAAGCCGGCTCCTTCGAGATCGAACTGAAAGGTGCCATCAACGAATGTGGCCCGGTCAAGCCCCGCTACACGGCGGGCGCAGACGAGTTCGAAAAGTGGGAGAAACGCTTCCTCCCCGCCCGTGACTACGGGACGCTCGTCGTGACCACCAGCCACGGCATCATGAGCCACTACGAGGCCCGCGAAGAGGGCATCGGTGGCCAGGTCATCGCATACGTCTACTAA
- a CDS encoding 50S ribosomal protein L19e yields MTDLTAQKRLAADILDVGENKVWFDPERQSDLADAITRDDVREMIDEGAIQAKDAQGNSRGQARARQEKRAYGHQKGAGSRKGKAGARQNEKQDWSSRIRAQRNWLKEQRDDGQLDSSQYRDLYDQAAGGEFDSVADLQRYVEANYGDE; encoded by the coding sequence ATGACGGACCTGACAGCACAGAAGCGACTCGCAGCAGACATCCTCGACGTCGGCGAGAACAAGGTCTGGTTCGATCCCGAACGCCAGTCCGACCTCGCAGACGCCATCACGCGTGACGACGTCCGCGAGATGATCGATGAGGGTGCCATTCAGGCGAAAGACGCCCAGGGCAACTCGCGCGGTCAGGCGCGAGCCCGCCAGGAGAAGCGAGCGTACGGCCACCAGAAGGGAGCGGGTTCCCGGAAGGGGAAAGCCGGCGCACGGCAAAACGAGAAACAAGACTGGTCGTCGCGCATCCGAGCCCAGCGAAACTGGCTCAAAGAGCAGCGCGACGACGGCCAACTCGACAGTTCGCAGTACCGCGACCTGTACGATCAGGCGGCCGGCGGCGAGTTCGACAGCGTCGCCGACCTGCAACGATACGTCGAAGCAAACTACGGTGACGAATAA